A genomic window from Plasmodium reichenowi strain SY57 chromosome 6, whole genome shotgun sequence includes:
- a CDS encoding liver merozoite formation protein, putative gives MMIKNFYKFFILYSFFFFMTCLTKKMLFINFFNEINVNYNKKKDINKICMNRLTNTNKGYTTNKEYISNNAHKNICTINYGQTYSNILNDEEKEKRLQQYIYTLSHLSIIDIDREKDISLNISLLLKACLASHNYIKNVEIYTSQIKNQDICSFIYENRTDFEDFVNTHILKYIEFFNKDKIEDTLQSYIKDKILYDNELNIFNIIKNNNIELRKDILQDISFECIRLNKIIQYSLAVNKLDLFSYHVIFKIFMYFKTDQFYYHLFLNNIQKIKYYYSIKNITDQHKEIIYKIVDKYLYIIHYMNNMYQNRDMKNV, from the coding sequence atgatgataaaaaatttttataaatttttcattttatattcctttttcttcttcatgACATGTCTCActaaaaaaatgttatttattaatttttttaacgAAATTAATGTAAACTATAACAAAAAGAAGgacataaataaaatatgtatgaaTAGACTAACTAATACAAACAAGGGATATACTACgaataaagaatatatatcaaataatGCACACAAAAACATATGTACAATAAATTATGGACAAACATATTcgaatatattaaatgatgaagagaaagaaaaaagattacaacaatatatatatacattatcCCATTTATCTATTATAGATATAGATAGagaaaaagatatatcattaaatatatctttattattaaaagcATGTTTGGCTTctcataattatattaaaaatgtagaaatatatacaagTCAAATAAAGAATCAAGATATATGctcatttatttatgaaaaCAGAACAGATTTCGAGGATTTTGTAAATActcatattttaaaatacatcgaattttttaataaagaCAAAATAGAAGATACACTTcaatcatatattaaagacaaaattttatatgataatgaattaaatatattcaatataataaaaaataataatatagaattaagaaaagatatattaCAAGATATATCATTTGAATGTATAAGacttaataaaattattcaaTATTCTCTTGCAGTTAATAAATTAgatttattttcttatcatgtcatttttaaaatatttatgtatttcAAAACAGAccaattttattatcatctattcttaaataatattcaaaaaatcaaatattactattctataaaaaatataacagATCAAcataaagaaattatatataaaattgttGACAAGTATTTGTACattattcattatatgaataatatgtatCAAAATAGAGACAtgaaaaatgtataa
- a CDS encoding elongation factor G, putative, producing MIKLFSSKRYNNNNKILLFCLVILILYKYTYSLHNRWNKNNNVYLSNGKVKREKRNGRGKLYILNRYVRNDIIKPHKNIIKNIFRLKLINGSTKNVELENYRNIGIIAHIDAGKTTTTERILYYTNVIKKIGEVHEGLSTMDYLDIEREKGITINAAVTTCYWNGSEKNLEDYRINIIDTPGHVDFTAEVEKSLRVLDGGVVVFDSSEGVESQSETVWKQANQYNISRIIFLNKLDKVGANFEGCIEEIKRKLNKKILILYVPVFEMSKFISTIDILKEKMIVYKNAHDFIFEDIPKEHYNLFLKYKNLLFEQIAENFNSFLDNYLNDKAMNIQEIEYYIRKLVVEEKYNVVMCGSALKNKNVQMLLDMVVKYLPSPIDSIKNYKKQIIYIHDVNRRGEKIVPSNSESNLKKEKVMLKKNINKGEAHNVENKIPAHEINKDSMNIQKDTTESDTSSSTCVPGSNNISGPNNIPSERSQNNMKDDQINYHDSISDELNESNIKNYKRKMVGLIYKIMNDQHLGNINYVRIYEGQINRGEFIYNNRTKKSEKISKIFFIHSSEKYELENAKAGDIVGLVGLKDTQIGDTLSNVFLRAELKRIKDIPPIISYYIYNKNKNEYEKLINALIKIKKEDHSFFYHINQDTKDLLISGVGELHLQIIINKIEKDFNIPIIYGKPQISYKETFVESVKARGKYIKQSGGRGQYGDVHIEIEPMYNYNEQEDEEGEQTDQEQNGVDEKEKKEQKYIEQDIDNNSMNINTSEVNNNIIIKNEITCGAIPSVYFDAIYTGIREQCNMGILFNSPVINIVVRIVDGSFHPVDSNEHAFKLAAGLAIKEAAKKTSIRLLEPIMNLNVTVPTEYLGDVISDLVKKRGKIQHIDESDEFTKEITARAPMASVLSYVSDLRKITKGRGNYTMTLHKYSLVPEYIQEQILQKKE from the exons ATGATAAAGCTATTTTCATcaaaaagatataataataataataaaatattattattttgcttagtaatattgatattatataaatatacatattcaTTACACAATAGGTGgaataagaataataatgtgTATTTATCTAATGGAAAAGTAAAAAGAGAGAAAAGAAATGGTCGAggtaaattatatattttaaatagGTATGTAAGaaatgatattataaaaccacataagaatataattaaaaatatatttcgtttaaaattaattaatgGTTCAACAAAAAATGTGGAATTAGAAAATTATCGAAATATTGGAATTATAGCACATATAGATGCAGGGAAAACTACAACTACTGAGAggatattatattatactaatgttataaaaaagattGGAGAAGTACATGAAGGATTATCAACAATGGATTATTTAGATATAGAAAGAGAAAAAGGAATAACTATAAATGCAGCTGTCACTACCTGTTATTGGAATGGTAGTGAAAAGAATTTAGAAGATTATcgtataaatataattgaCACTCCAGGACATGTTGATTTTACTGCTGAGGTTGAAAAAAGTTTAAGAGTTTTAGATGGTGGGGTTGTTGTTTTTGATAGTAGTGAAGGTGTGGAATCTCAATCTGAAACTGTATGGAAACAAGCTaatcaatataatattagtagaataatatttttaaacaaATTAGATAAAGTCGGAGCAAATTTTGAAGGTTGTAttgaagaaataaaaaggaaattaaataagaagatattaattttatatgttccTGTTTTTGAAATGAGCAAATTCATTAGTACtattgatatattaaaagaaaaaatgattgtatataaaaatgctcatgattttatttttgaagATATACCTAAAGAACActataatttatttttaaaatataaaaatttattatttgaacAAATTGCTGAAAATTTTAACTCTTTCCttgataattatttaaatgacAAAGCTATGAATATACAGGAAattgaatattatattagaAAATTAGTTgttgaagaaaaatataatgttgTAATGTGTGGTTCAgctttaaaaaataaaaatgtacaaATGTTATTAGATATGgttgtaaaatatttacCATCACCTATTGATtcaattaaaaattataaaaagcaaattatatatatacatgatGTAAATAGAAGAGGTGAAAAAATTGTCCCATCCAATTCTGAATCTAACctaaaaaaggaaaaggttatgttaaaaaaaaatattaacaaaGGGGAAGCACACAATgtggaaaataaaataccTGCACATGAAATAAACAAAGATTCTATGAATATACAAAAGGATACTACTGAAAGTGATACGTCTAGTTCGACATGTGTTCCAGgttcaaataatatatctgGACCTAACAATATACCATCTGAAAGGTCccaaaataatatgaagGATGACCAAATAAATTACCACGATTCTATTTCAGACGAATTGAACGAGTcgaatataaaaaattataaaagaaaaatggttggattaatttataaaattatgaacGACCAACATTTAggaaatattaattatgtACGTATATATGAAGGACAAATAAATAGAGGtgaatttatatataataatagaacTAAGAAAAGTGAAAAaatttcaaaaatattttttattcattcaagtgaaaaatatgaactAGAAAATGCTAAGGCAGGTGATATTGTAGGATTAGTAGGTTTGAAAGATACTCAAATCGGTGATACGTTGAGTAATGTATTTTTAAGAGCAGAATTGAAACGTATAAAAGATATTCCTCCTATTATaagttattatatatataataaaaataagaatgaATATGAAAAGTTAATTAATGcattaattaaaattaaaaaagaagatcattcctttttttatcatataaatcaAGATACGAAGGATTTGCTTATTAGTGGAGTTGGAGAATTGCATTtacaaattataattaacaAAATTGAAAAAGATTTTAATATACCAATAATTTATGGGAAACCACAGATATCTTATAAAGAGACATTTGTGGAAAGTGTAAAAGCAAGAGGAAAGTATATTAAACAATCAGGAGGTAGAGGACAGTATGGTGATGTACATATTGAAATTGAACCaatgtataattataacGAGCAAGAAGATGAAGAAGGAGAACAAACAGATCAAGAACAAAATGGTGTtgatgaaaaagaaaagaaagaacaaaaatatattgaacaagatatagataataatagtatgaatataaatacttcagaagtaaataataatataattataaaaaatgaaataacATGTGGAGCTATTCCATCTGTATATTTCGATGCTATATATACTGGTATAAGGGAGCAGTGCAACATGGgaattctttttaattctccagtaataaatattgtGGTTAGAATAGTTGATGGTTCATTTCATCCAGTTGATAGTAATGAGCATGCATTTAAGCTAGCTGCTGGGTTGGCAATAAAGGAGGCAGCAAAAAAGACGTCCATAAGGTTGCTGGAGCCAATAATGAAC CTAAACGTTACTGTGCCTACCGAATATTTGGGAGATGTAATTAGCGATTTGGTTAAGAAGCGAGGAAAGATACAACACATAGATGAAA GTGATGAATTCACAAAAGAAATAACCGCTAGGGCACCTATGGCTTCAGTTTTATCGTATGTTAGTGATTTGAGGAAAATAACCAAAGGAAGAG GTAATTATACTATGACGCTTCACAAATATTCTTTAGTTCCAGAATATATACAAGAAcaaatattacaaaaaaaagaataa